From Vigna angularis cultivar LongXiaoDou No.4 chromosome 11, ASM1680809v1, whole genome shotgun sequence:
AGCAGGGAGCTTGATTAAGGAATATTAACGTATATATCGTACGGATAAGCTGATTGTAGAAAACAAAGAATAGTAAAACTTAATTTTGGATTATTGTTTTCCTACTGGTTATTCATTAGTCATCAATCCTTTTCTAGTTTCTCTTAATTCCGAGTAGTATATTGTTGATACAACTAGTCTGAACATTTTAAGAGCCGTTTGGTTGCGCATTAATGATGTAACTGAACATTTGTGATCttaaaagtttaagaaaataataatttttcatttgccTTAATGTTGATGACTGGTGTGATTTACTTGGTACATAATTGAATGTAATGAATGAGAAGGTTTGGTGCAGTAATGGATATGACTCCTAATTTCCACTCTCTGTGGAGTTGTAGGTGATTGCTGAGTGCGCAGTACTTAAGAGATGAACGTGTCCGTCTGCCGCATGACCTCACCTccatatttaataaatacaaccaacttcattattcttttttctctcttcgtTACTCCTTCTACCTTTATCATTGCGGACAGTGTTCACAAGCCTTGTTCTTATCATGATCCAGTGCtctattttttgtatttaagaAAGGGACCCATGTGACTctgaaaaaaatgttattgtaCCATTTTCTTTGTAGAGAAATCTACGTTTCGGTGATTCATTAGCTCGCGGATCGTTTACTTTGATTTCTGAACCATGTGATTTACAGATACAATACTTttctatcataataaattttgaatcgTTCCCGATGGATTGATTGTTCATACGAGATTGTTTGAAAAAGAGTTATTACATTTAGCGTTGCTTCACTTGACTTTCTTTCGCAATAGTTTAATGATAAATAAGCCAACTTGCGTTTATAATATACAATTCTAATCATGCCAAGGCGAAAGGCATGTGAGTACAACTTCTATTCATAAATTGAAGAATTTAAGGTGAATGCatgttagtatattttttttgtacCTCTCTTTAATAAAACCAAGCGAACAGAGGTTAATGAATTATACAgtataatagaaaaagaaaggaagtaaacaaattgttattcttttttccCAGCCACTTTTAGGaatcaaacaattttttataaataattaagataaagCAAAATGTACCTTAAACATTACTAACACTAGAGCAATAATAGTCACAAAGAAAATTGCGAAAATTAAATGGagaaagatattttaataaagaaaataaaaacttgcAGAGAATTCTCTTAGAGCCTTTTCTCTTTAaaactctctctttctctgtaTTCTATTTGAACATGAAGGATGTATCTTAACATGATGAGGAACTTCTAAAAAAAGATGAACTGTTACAGTACTACGTACATACAACATTACTTCGATTAGTACAGTAATTAATTCACGCTATTGGATTCTCTGCCACctcatgaaaaaaattattatgaacatttcaagagaaaattaattagaaagaaaaatatcacGAGTTCAATCcacatataatataagaaattgacatcatattttaattcaaaatttgatatgatgtttaattttcttatatctTCTCAATGTCATGCTCAGACTTATAGATTAATTCCTTGAATCTTAAAAAGATGATTTGATATTCAAGATTGACTTAGACACCAACTACAAAAATTGTACTTGAAAATTGGCTTCCTTTCACATCAACTATAAAATTCATAGAGAGACCGCTCTCTTAATCTACCGTGTCaacaagattttaaaaattcgtAAATATgggattttaatttttcactcacactcacatgtatttataatatttcagaTTTACagttcaataatttttttttgttattttttatatgatttaacataattttataatttcagtGCTGAATGTCACCCTCAATCTAATTGAATGATAGGTTTGAATAAAGCAGCGTGTTATGGAGGATCAGACATTTGGCACATAAAGTTGGTTTatgaaaaaaagataaacatgTGAAATGGCtaaatttaataagataaaGTGAgtgttgtatttatttattatttaattatttaatttgattacattccgacatttatttattaaacaataaataatagtGTCTGAGAGAGTAAGGGTATGTCTATGCCTAATCTATCGTCCAATGTCTTAATGTCGAATATCTTGAGCTGGAAACTTCGGTTTcgttctttctctctctttctctctcagaTCTCTTAGGGTTTTCACTTTCACCGTTTCTGCTACTTCCGATCTTCCACCATCTTCGCCTGAAGGTACCACCGTGCTTTGTCTTTAGCTTCAAGCTACTATGTTTAATTGAATTCGCCGTTTCCAATTTTCATTGTCTAACTAGATATTGCTAGCTAGGGTTTTGGAGTAGTGGAATAGACGGATTACGATTAAGGATTCTGTTTTGTCTTTATGGATAAGGACAAATCTCTAGGTCACGGTGGAGGTTTGCCACCTCCCTCGGCACGTTATTCGGGTTACTCACCTTCCGGAACTGCGTTCAGTGTGAAATCTGAGCCGCCGTCGTCGTCGACGTCGTCGTATCTGCCACTGGCTCCGGGAATTTCCACACCGGAGTCTAGTGCGTTTAGTCATGATATTAGCAGAATGCCCGATAATCCTCCGAGAAATAGAGGTCACAGGCGTGCTCATTCCGAGATTCTTACCCTTCCGGATGATATTAGCTTTGACAGTGACCTTGGTGTGGTTGGAGGTGCCGATGGGCCTTCCTTCTCCGACGAAGCCGAGGAGGACTTGTTGTCTATGTACCTTGATATGGATAAGTTCAATTCGTCGTCGGCGACGTCCACGTTTCAAATGGGCGAACCGTCTGGTGCAGTGGGAGCGTCGGGTTCGGCATCGGGGGCACCCACCTCTTCTGCAGAGAATAGTGCTGTTGGAACTCTTGAACGGCCCAGAGTTAGACACCAGCATAGTCAATCCATGGATGGATCAACTACCATCAAGCCTGAGCTGCTGGTTTCTGGTTCGGAAGACTTGTCTGCGGCGGATTCCAAAAAAGCAATGTCAGCTGCTAAGCTTGCTGAGCTTGCCTTGATTGACCCCAAACGTGCGAAAAGGTACGCTTTATGATTTTTTCGTGCATTATTTCTCGGTCATATTTTGGGTGATAAATCAATTGTAAACATCATGCTTAGCACACACATTCTCAAAACCCTTGCATTTTTGTTATCTCATTTCTTGTTAGGGCTAAATTTAGATACAGAACAGTAGAATGTGATGCTTTGGACCATATAGGAACTTgggatttaaaattttttcttttatgaagcATGGTagaatttgatgatattttCTACAGTAATGTTTTAACCAGGACAATATACTTTTCTAATGTTAGAGATGTGTACTTTTAGTTGATAACATAAGAGGCAGTAGTACAATTGTTGATTAGAAAATCTATGCTTGAAGTTgtaacttctttttttattatttatacatatattttttttcacaatcaCGACAGTTGACTTCTCTTCATAGTTGGAAATCCGTTCACTTTCACACTTTATGAGAGTAGTCAAGGTCTTTTCGCTAATAATCTATTAATTGCTGTATGTTTCAATCCTTTGTGATTGTCTAATAGTTACGTGCATTTGACTTTTGAAGAATGACATTATGTATCTAGTTATTTATCATTTCTCATTGTGTGGAACACGGATAATAACTGGTAGGCAGTATTAAACTCAATGTATCAGAGGAAATAGTGATAGGAAGGCTTAAAGGTGTCAGTTTGTTTCAGTCTATTAAAAGGAAAATGCTAACATTCTGTTGGTTGTATCTCTAATCTGCAATACAGTAGACCATGTTTTGGAAGTACTGCCACAGTACGCTACTTTCTAAAATTGCATTATGACTCCTCTGTTTAAAATGTCACGTTTTTGGCCCTTTCGACCCTCTGCCTAGTGGGCCACATCAAACACCCTTAGAGGATATGCGGAGTCTGCTCATATTCCTTTAGTTGTAAATTGACATTTGCGGTTGTCTTTATGGCAACGCCCGGATGCTGGACCTATTTTGTATTATCACTTGTATCTCCTGCACCTGAAAATTGGAATGACAAACAGGcaaacattacttttaattGTGTACCAGGATATGGGCAAATAGACAGTCTGCTGCGAGATCAAAAGAGAGGAAGATGCGGTACATTGCTGAGCTTGAAAGGAAGGTACAAACGTTGCAAACGGAAGCAACATCTTTGTCTGCACAATTAAGTCTCTTGCAGGTAATGACTTTTCTGCCTGTTATATTTAGACAAAACCGTGTTTTAGTACTGTATTACCATTTCACATTCCAATTGAAAAGCTAATGGGAGGATTATAATTTACACATCATTGTTGATTATATGCAGAGGGATACAAATGGCTTGAATTCTGAGAACAGTGAACTGAAGCTGCGGTTACAAACCATGGAGCAACAAGTTCACTTGCAAGATGGTAagatcataaaattttaaatttctctaAAGCTAATACTGAACTATATTAAACAAGATGATCTTTGTATGTAAATATCTGCTGCTTCCATTGCTTTTTTCTATACctatctttgaaaatattttggtaAACTATATTAAACAATATGATCTTTGTATGTAATATCTTAGTTGGCGATGGATTAGTAGTCTTGGATGAAATTGCATTTTAGTCTATAGCTGGTatctaaattttgttgttggatTTGTGGTTCCCTGTATGATGATTAAAAACTCACTGTCTTGCGTGAAATTTGATCTGTAAGTTTGAGCATACGgaatctttattttgtttatctcTAACATCAAGAAAATTAATTGAATCTTTTTCTTGTAGCACTAAATGACGCATTAAAAGAGGAAATTCAGCATTTGAAAATACTGACTGGACAAGCTATGCCACCTAATGGAGGAGGACCTATGCTGAACTTTGCCTCTTTTGGAGGGGGGCAGCAATTCTATCCCAATAATCATGCCATGCACACCCTTTTAGCTGCACAGCAGTTTCAACAACTCCAAATTCATCCTCAGAAGCAGCATCAATTTCAGCAGCTTCAACAACAAATGTTGCAacagcagcagcaacaacaacagagGGAACAGCAGCACCAACAATCAAGCGACATGAAAATGAGAGAAGCTTCACCTACGCCATGTCCTCCCAAAGATAATGCGTTGTCAGATGTAAATCCTTCAGGAGCTAAGGACTGTTGAAAATTTGGACTGTTCATTGCCTTGTTTGTTGTGTTACCTTGGTAGATTTCCCTGCGTCTTGTGTCCTAGTGTATTAGATAATGACCTGTcattttttcattcttaaaacaGTACAAATGGTCCTAGTTAGAGATTGAGAATAATGCGTTTGCATATTTGCTGTTATGTAACACTAAAATTCATTGATAGTAGGTTAATTTCTATGGATATACAGGGTTAGGTAAGGTTCATGTGGTCCAGTCTGCTGTCAGTTCCTTTTGCCTACAGCTACATCAAAATAGGCTAACTTTTGTTTGTTGAGAAAGTTCGTGCACGTTGGCCAAGGCATTGTCTTGTTGAGGAGATTTCGAATGTTTATTTGAAGCTCCTTTTCTGGCTTCTTGTGAAGGTAGTCgtaaatattcattttgttgAAACAAAGGAGGCCTAAACCCGACTAAAATCCACGAGGAAAAAACCAACACTGCTAGAATTAGCTAGCAAACTAAAGGAAGTGAAGTCAGAAATAAAATGAACTCTGAAAGGAGACGAAGAGGCAACTCCAAACTTTGCCATTCGGAGGCTTCGCGACATACGTGTCTCCAGTGCATGTGTTCTTTTGTAACCTAACTTGAGACAATGGCAAATCCTGCGAATGGCAAAGCTTAACATAACCCGTTATCTCCACTGCTAATAAAGAGCCTGCATCAATAATCACGATTCTGAACCCGTTATCTTTAACATAAAATTGCAATTTGAGCGGTCAAATGGAAACTTGTACCGTTCAAGTTGAGATCGATAGTTGCACAATTCGTTTgcttaaaatgaaaaataaactgttatttctcttcactttctttttgtcaccaagaaatttttaaaaatttataaaatttaaaccaaattaatgtctttatttagttattaaaaaaatagtgattagtggtccaactgaaaatgtataACTAACTAACATTAAGTGGGAACgtatttgtaaattaaaaaagataattgtGCGTTAATAGTTTTAAGAATGCTTGTCAAAAAGCTTTTCATGAAATAGGTGCCAAGTGAAACTAAAAACCCGCAGCTAGTACCCTGAAATAAATGACGGAAGAATAATATGGCAtatttaaagatgaaaaatacTCAACGGTAAACAATTTCATAGAATAATTTAACATTTGTTAACTGTATGACGAGCTATCTCTAATTCATTTTATTGCATCAAATATCGTTTTAATATGTAGCTTCCCACTTTTGGGGGAGGCCACAAATATAGAGGCAATTTTTTTACGAGACAgggtaataaaataatacacatGGTGTGGGGTGATTACGTAGTCGATCTACATGACTGAGTATCCTGGACCTCCACCCCCTTCAGGCACTGTCCACTCAATGTTTTGCATTGGATCTTTGATGTCACATGCCTGAATATTAAACAACTGCATTAAACTATGTAGGATCCAAACATAAACACCTAAACGTATATCTAAAAAGGTCAACAACTGGCAGATCCCATCTTAAGTATATATACATGATACATAGGAATCACGACATATGTCATATAACATAGACTTAAACTTCGTTAAGCTACAACTATTATTAACAGCAACGATTTCTTCCTTTTTACTGCATATCCTATTAATTTTTACATCCGTGGTGAAGATACTGCATTTATTCAGAAGAGTTATATACATtcaaaagaaatacaaaataacgCAGACTATACATTGGAAAATTCAACCCTCAAAGTGTGGGTATAGCATCATTAAGTTTTTACACGAGGACACAATTTTCTCCATGAAACTTGattgcaaaacaaataaatgcATAAGCGGATAACAACATGATAATAGTGACGACCATTGTTGGAAACAAATGCTATTTAAGTTCACAAGCATGTTGGTATGTCAACTTCACCAGGGAATTCTAAAATCACaaagcagaaaaagaaaaggatttaACTAGGATGCACTGACATTAACCTTTTTACATTgtcctttatttataaataggaTCGAATTCTCTCCAATGACAGAAAAAACTTAACAAATTGTTACAAACAGACGTTTATTATTTTCAACCACaacccaaaacaaaaatataattatattgataaaatttattaaagcgCTAGGAATACATGCAGTGGTAAAAAGTCACATTTAGaataattgttaattgtttgaTAATATATGCCATTTAGATGAATACACAACAGAAATAAGTTAAGTAAACACAGTACCATTTCTCAATTATTTAGTGCTACATCTTGAGCATATAATTCCAATCACTAAATTcaacacaaaaaacaaaattgatttaaaagttTACCTTGCAATGTAAGCAATTTTGTGCATTAATTTGCAATTTCATCTGATTCTGCTCATCCGCAACATACCTGTAATTGGGAAAAATAGACGAAAATATCAAGAAATgattcaaaaattgaaaatcctTTCAGAAACCAAGCTTTAGTAAATAGGCATTACTCATATACTCGTGCAGGACAATATCTCGATTCAGGTGCAGCATACACTGGTAAATTTATATGTTCAGGACTCTTTGGGTCTCTCAAACGAAGATGAGGAGGTTGATCATGCTCATGATTTGTGTTGCTCCTGTGAACAAACTAAATATAATGCCTATAAAGCAAGTAAATGAACTGCAAATTTTGTTTGTTGActaataaatcaataatttcCGCCATTATTTATTAAGGCCTTATATAGAGAAGCTGAcacaaattattaccatataaATCCGTgaatattgattttgtttttctttcacaaTAAATCTGCATAAAATGAAGTGGCTAGCCATCTTATATAACTAAAGTGGTTCGTACACAGTTGAGTCTACCCTAACTTTAACCGGATAACAATGAAATAGAGGTAGATATCACCCAACTCAAGAGGAGTACGAAGCCGATTCTTAAATAGGCATAGGGTTAGAACTTTCTTATAGGATGAGGTGGAAGAAGGAAGACACctatttttgtaagaaaaaatagaaatagtGTTATAAAGGATTAAGTGTTTTTACAATTTTCTCTAGGATATTAAGTGTATTTCGCTATGCAAATTAACTATTTGAATTTCAATGGGTACTCTCCTCTGCCACCCTCATTATGTTCTCTCTTTTCCTTAACTTCTTTTAAACCAAGTAACTTTGTCTACTTCAGAAACTAACATTGAAACAGCCTTGCCCCTGgtttaattctaattaaaaaatattgtttgtctCAACTCTCAACAGTAAGCAAGAGAAAGGAGAAAATGTTCCAAAACCTGTGCAGAGATGAAGGTACATCAAAGGACAAGACACCATCAGCCTTTGGATAGTGAATTGGAGAATGAAACCGAGCAGCCTGCATAAATgacaaaatgtatatataaatatattacactGACATGTAATTgctatatttgttattattaaacaACAAAATGAACGAACAAGAAAAACACAGAATAAGCAAAGGTCACTAGTATCTGCATATTCAATAAAggcttttaaaataaactttttcatggaacaaaaagaaaacactttATCACATATAAGAGGTAAcaaaaaaattctttgaaaaTTATGCCATTCTTCTCGAACCATATTACAAATAATGGGATGTATTTCACAATATCAAAGAACCATGCTCTTTTATTCCATCCAGAATATCTAATGAATGAAAATCTTACTCCAACTATCTAATTAgttatttcttgtttttctttgtgaagCTTATTAGCATTCAACAAGTGCCCTGATGGTGAAACAATATGAAACAAAATACACCACACAAAATATAGacgcaaaaaaaaaagtaatcatCATTCAGGGGATAAGCAGAATACAGGACCCTTCAGAAGCTAAGCAAGAATGAACATTAGGAAATTATCAGCATAATTTAATGATGTGAATAGCAATCCCCAATTGCATTATAATCacttttcaaaagaaaataagttcaactacactcttttttttttatttgtacacCTAATTCCTTGAAAAATGTTTCTTACATTGGTAGCTTCATGATCCGGTTTACCATGCTTCAAAGTAAATGAGTGCCTCCCCTTGAATATGTAACTGATATGAATAACACAAGGTAAGTGAACTCTTAGGATGATAAAAGAATTACAGGAAAGACTAGTCGACGGAGTTAAATAGCGAGGACAGAGCAgttgagaaaagtttgagctTACTGTTCCAAACCACTTAAGGCCAGTCCTGGAATAAGCCCGTATTCAAAGGCCTacaataaaagatataattataaGGCCAATAACAATTAAACAAgctaaaatatatcatatttttctatatgatatatttattaagaCAATTAAGTGCAATTACTTAATCATGCATTGATCACTGTATTATTAATTCACAATTTTGGAAAGTCGTACTTTTAAGGATTTTTGAATCTTTATACATACTAAGTAAATCTGAGAACCCTAGCTCTTTTGCTGCCTATGGTATGAGCATAAATGGCTTTTCATACGATAATGCATTTTACTTCTTTAAGATGACCCTTCCATGTATTTCATGATATTTTTTGCCTTTTTAAAAAAAGCCATTAACAAGCCAATGGGTCAAttcttataaaaacaaaatcccGGTTTTTGCAAATCTCCCCTCTATTATACACagacaatattttatataagatttattttttactatcattattttttaataaattttaaaataaattaatattttgttattaaatcatatatttgtgaaaaataaatttaaagtatcaaaaactgaaattaagaTTATAAATATCTAATTCCTTATGATTTTTCatgaaatacaaaaacattaaataaaaaatatttgaaaaattaatgaaaatataaaattgacatTGTTGgtaataaaaacacattataacaatacaacatatatttgattttttctgTTTAACTAATAATTAGGGTCAGATTTTTCTGGTTTATTAGAAGGAATCCATGATTCCTTGGGATTTATGCCTGGGATCTTGACTAGAAATCCAGCTATACTAGGTTCAAATAGAAGAACTAATACCGTTATTTTACAGCAATCTTACATTTATAATGGTATAATGTACTCTAGAAGTTAGCGAGCTGATACATAGCCATCTAATATGAGTTGGCCTATCAGCTCAAGATTTccaaatgaaagagaaaatcaccagaaaatgaaaattatacgTAACCTTCAACAAGGATGTAAGGGcgagacaaaagaaaaatataaaaataaaaatgaattgcTTCACTAACCGGTCTATAGTTCCGAGATTTATGTAATTCTTCCCAAATCCATGAATTCCTCAAAGTATCCCAATATGTATCCATATCTAGACCTTCATTAAGTGCACCAAATGTAGCTTCGGCTGCAAGCATTCctacaaaaaatatgtattaaattcaTGTAATAGTAACTATGAAACGTTGCTATTTGCATGTCAAATGGAGATAATGATTAAGAACGAATTGATGGGCTCACTTAACAAATGCAATAACCAATATGGctataaaaattcattaatttcttaaaattgcaGATCAATATATTAGATCCATGTCAAGTACtgattaatttctttaaatcaTGAATATCCATATGTATTACCATTGAAATTCTGAAACATTAATGATAATGCGAGACTCCTTTCACAAAGACTACAAAATGAACTTCAGTAGAAATatactaattattaatataCTGAAAAATCACCCAGTAAAAGGGAGTGAACCTCTACCTGATTTCATTGCTGTGTGAGTTCCCTTTATCTTAGGCACATTCATGAAGCCAGCTGAACATCCAATAAGTGCTCCTCCAGGGAAAACTGGATATGGGATAGACTGAAATTTAACTAGAATCACATTTGTATTTGTATAATGTGTAATGAGTAAAGAAATAATACACTGCAGCATATAATAGGTAATCAAGCAACCAATAAGATAATAAACAATGAATTAGCCTCCCTTCTATAAAAGCTAGCTCTTGATGGCTGTAAAACTTCATTGTCAACAACAAAGACATTAACCAACCCTTACATCATTGTAACAATAAGCAGACACATTTCCCAAGACAATGAAGCGCAACACAACCATTTAAAAAAGTACGCTGTTGGGGTCAGACACAGTGAAACACTTCAAAAAGTACTTGGATGTCTCTTGGACAATTTAAACATTGTTGTGTTGAAATGTTTAATCCTGTTTTGCGCTTATCCAAGGATCTTTCCAATATTCAATTCTTAATGTCCCACCAAAtactattaaattttacaaGTGAAATCTTAGAAATGAGGAGTATCCGTTACGCATAATTCATTTTTGCTATTACATCTGTAACACTAGCACAACACATCATGAGGCTGGCAACATGTGTTACACAAAGATCATTTTTCTCtacattcttttattttcctGTCTATTGCATATAAGAAATGAGactgttattattaatgtaCCTGAAAACCACCTTCATTTAAAGTGCGAGCTCCATACTGGATAACTGTTCCACCTTCCAGAAATGGTTTAATTGCAGGATGATGCTTAAGTTTCTTGAGAACCAATAGATACGAAAGGGGAGAGAGGAGGAAggatcaaataaaataattaaacaaatatagtGATCAGGAATTCAGCACCTGTATGTAACTTCACAAATTCTTAAACAGATATTGTACTGAAAACAAAAACCCTTTCACAAGAAGAACCAAAACATAATTGTTAATTTGACTTGTCAGAATATACCTAATATCTTCTACCCACCTAATTGCCGAGAACGAGGGAAGCaatttctttgtttattttagcAACTTCAAAAACACTTATGGTATATTTGATTCTCCtcactttttttgttgttgtaagaacaacttttttttagaatttcaCAAATACAACACTCAGAAATCAATATCaatcaaaataaagttttgaaaattatttccaaaacaAGTGTATAGCAATAGTAGAAAGATGTTTTTTCGTtccctttttctattttcttcaaGTGCTTAGGGTATCAGTTATTTCATATTCTTGAAGCCGCTACTTGTTAgtatcttttataaaataaaaatgttttttgaaaCAGTAAACAAGCCCTTAACCTTCCCCTTTTATGTTtccatattaaaaaaagtatgacGCAAGGTCAATACCGAGCAAGGTCAATACCGAGTAACTTAGACTAgatggaaatattttttaaacacgTGATATAAAAATATCgttagaataataaaaattacctGAAATTCCTCATACGGATTCAAGAACGGGTTTTGATAGTTTAAAGCAACCACAAGGCCAATAGATATCTGTCACAATAGTAAATGAAATTCTTGAAATGAGGAATATATCATCAGCAAAATGAATTACGAAACTATTTGGAAAACTTCAACTTCTGTAGTTTTCAAAGTCTGCCAAAATAAATGCACACGACTCCTTAATAACTTGCTATAAGATGATGCTTATTAAAGAACAGAAAACCATTAAGAACTGCATGGCACTAAAAACAGAAGGCAGGGAAACAAAGACTTACTTGATTATCTTTCATGTGATACAGAAAAGATCCTCCATATGTTTTATGATCTAAAGGCCATCCCAAAG
This genomic window contains:
- the LOC108334369 gene encoding probable transcription factor PosF21; translated protein: MDKDKSLGHGGGLPPPSARYSGYSPSGTAFSVKSEPPSSSTSSYLPLAPGISTPESSAFSHDISRMPDNPPRNRGHRRAHSEILTLPDDISFDSDLGVVGGADGPSFSDEAEEDLLSMYLDMDKFNSSSATSTFQMGEPSGAVGASGSASGAPTSSAENSAVGTLERPRVRHQHSQSMDGSTTIKPELLVSGSEDLSAADSKKAMSAAKLAELALIDPKRAKRIWANRQSAARSKERKMRYIAELERKVQTLQTEATSLSAQLSLLQRDTNGLNSENSELKLRLQTMEQQVHLQDALNDALKEEIQHLKILTGQAMPPNGGGPMLNFASFGGGQQFYPNNHAMHTLLAAQQFQQLQIHPQKQHQFQQLQQQMLQQQQQQQQREQQHQQSSDMKMREASPTPCPPKDNALSDVNPSGAKDC